From the genome of Prevotella herbatica, one region includes:
- a CDS encoding tyrosine-type recombinase/integrase, whose product MKVTFSSFTQTCINKQKSCGSFSTAHLYGCAAHSFSEYLGRDTIRFGDITTQALKLYEKYLIRTSHSFNTISTYMRMLRAIYNKAIMAGLARFVFNLFHDVFTGIDRNHKKALDESNLKEILTGEVKSLALKRVQLMAAAMYRLCGMPFVDLQHLGIHSVVDGVLKYNRQKTGSCVNIPVNRNVCKLIKLLPVSDLDLSTESGYKRYQSLLRNFNAGLKRLAKAFGVKISISSYTFRHSWATNALHHHVPVEVISSALGHSDIRTTQIYLKGFDAEEIGKANSKVCKCLNVR is encoded by the coding sequence ATGAAAGTAACATTCTCTTCTTTTACACAGACATGTATTAACAAACAAAAAAGCTGCGGGAGCTTTTCCACTGCCCACCTTTATGGTTGTGCCGCTCACTCTTTCAGTGAGTATCTCGGACGTGACACCATCCGCTTCGGGGACATCACTACCCAAGCCCTGAAACTCTATGAGAAATACCTTATCCGTACTTCCCATTCCTTCAACACCATTTCTACCTATATGCGCATGCTCCGTGCCATCTACAACAAGGCTATTATGGCAGGTCTTGCCCGATTTGTGTTCAACCTGTTCCATGATGTGTTCACGGGCATAGACCGAAATCACAAGAAGGCACTCGACGAATCTAATTTGAAGGAGATCCTTACCGGTGAGGTGAAAAGCCTAGCTCTGAAACGGGTACAGTTAATGGCGGCAGCAATGTACCGACTTTGTGGAATGCCGTTTGTCGACCTGCAGCATCTTGGCATTCATTCGGTTGTGGACGGTGTGTTGAAATACAACCGCCAAAAGACAGGGAGCTGTGTGAATATTCCTGTAAACAGAAATGTTTGCAAACTCATCAAGCTTCTCCCCGTATCAGATTTAGACCTCAGCACAGAGAGCGGCTACAAGCGCTACCAGTCATTGCTTCGCAATTTCAATGCAGGTCTTAAACGCCTAGCAAAAGCCTTTGGCGTAAAAATTAGTATTTCTTCCTACACCTTCCGCCATTCGTGGGCTACAAATGCCCTCCATCATCATGTACCAGTGGAGGTAATCAGTTCTGCCCTCGGTCATTCCGACATCAGAACCACACAGATATACCTCAAAGGTTTTGATGCAGAAGAAATAGGAAAGGCAAACAGCAAAGTCTGCAAATGTCTGAATGTAAGATAA